In Candidatus Margulisiibacteriota bacterium, the genomic stretch AGAGAGGGGGGTGATTTAGATTAATCAGGGATTTAGAAAATTGATCGTGTGGCAAAAAGCGTATGATTTTGTTCTGGAAATATACAAAATATCGCGCAGTTTCCCAAAAAATGAACAATATGGCCTTATTTCCCAGATTTGCAGAGCTTCGATTTCTGTATCCGCTAATATTGCCGAAAGATATGAAAGGCAGTACAGAAAAGAATATATCCAATTTTTGATGATATCAAAAGGATCTCTTGGTGAGATAGAAACATATTTATTGTTAGCCAAAGATCTAGGATACATCAGTGGTACCGAATATGATCAACTCGATTCGAAGAGGCAGGAAATAGCAAAGCTTTTGAGAGGACTGATCAACTCTTTGAGATAGGGTCAAGGGTCAAGTGGCAAGCTTGCGGCG encodes the following:
- a CDS encoding four helix bundle protein, yielding MWQKAYDFVLEIYKISRSFPKNEQYGLISQICRASISVSANIAERYERQYRKEYIQFLMISKGSLGEIETYLLLAKDLGYISGTEYDQLDSKRQEIAKLLRGLINSLR